In one Nicotiana tomentosiformis chromosome 6, ASM39032v3, whole genome shotgun sequence genomic region, the following are encoded:
- the LOC104104330 gene encoding uncharacterized protein — translation MATGAAGDGIFRGIFEGSISGHDMEISKRPYHRNCSCAMHKSRGDCSHSSRGLNVSYPIRRSWSEGCLSLVAAAAAAGSGHSSPCSSPAVAAVADIGNGKRNLLPVNEDGEDDLVFCKV, via the coding sequence ATGGCAACCGGAGCAGCCGGTGATGGAATATTCCGGGGAATATTCGAGGGATCAATTTCCGGTCACGATATGGAAATTTCAAAAAGGCCGTATCATCGGAACTGTAGCTGTGCGATGCATAAATCGCGAGGGGATTGCTCTCATTCGTCGCGGGGACTGAATGTTTCGTATCCGATTCGCCGGTCGTGGAGTGAAGGATGTTTGTCACTGGTTGCGGCGGCAGCGGCGGCTGGTTCCGGCCATTCATCGCCGTGTTCTTCACCTGCTGTGGCGGCTGTGGCTGATATTGGGAACGGGAAAAGGAATTTGCTTCCGGTTAATGAAGATGGTGAAGATGATCTTGTTTTCTGTAAGgtttaa
- the LOC104104537 gene encoding transmembrane 9 superfamily member 11, translating into MGSFDKFKIWVLFICLVCELGHGFYLPGSYPHKYEVGDFLNVKVNSLTSIDTELPYSYYSLPFCKPEEGVKDSAENLGELLMGDRIENSPYRFKMYTNETEVFLCQTKPLSGEEFKLLKERIDEMYQVNLILDNLPAIRYTKKEGFFLRWTGYPVGIKVQDQYYVFNHLKFTVLVHKFEETNVARVMGTGDGSEVISTVGNSGSDAPGYMVVGFEVVPCSYQHSPDSLKNLKTYNKFPSPIKCDPTTVSMAIKENEPVAFTYEVNFVESDIKWPSRWDAYLKMEGAKVHWFSILNSLMVITFLAGIVLVIFLRTVRRDLARYDELDKEAQAQMNEELSGWKLVVGDVFRAPSNPGLLCAMVGDGVQILGMAVVTIMFAALGFMSPASRGTLITGMLFFYMILGVAAGYVAVRLWRTIFCGDHKGWVSVAWKAACFFPGIAFFILTTLNFLLWGSHSTGAIPFSLFVVLILLWFCISVPLTLIGGYLGAKAPHIEYPVRTNQIPREIPPQKYPSWLLVLGAGTLPFGTLFIELFFIMSSLWMGRVYYVFGFLLIVMLLLVIVCAEVSLVLTYMHLCVEDWKWWWKSFFASGSVAIYIFLYSINYLIFDLKSLSGPVSATLYLGYSLFMVLAIMFATGTVGFLSSFWFVHYLFSSVKLD; encoded by the coding sequence ATGGGATCTTTTGATAAATTCAAGATTTGGGTTTTGTTTATCTGCTTGGTTTGTGAATTGGGTCATGGGTTTTATTTGCCTGGAAGTTATCCTCACAAATATGAGGTTGGTGATTTCTTGAATGTTAAGGTCAATTCATTGACTTCAATTGACACTGAATTGCCCTATAGTTATTATAGTTTGCCTTTCTGTAAGCCTGAAGAAGGTGTAAAGGATAGTGCTGAAAATCTAGGTGAGCTTCTTATGGGTGATAGGATTGAGAATTCTCCTTATAGGTTTAAGATGTATACCAATGAGACTGAGGTTTTCTTGTGTCAAACCAAACCTTTGTCTGGTGAGGAATTTAAGCTTTTGAAAGAGAGGATTGATGAGATGTATCAGGTTAATTTGATTCTTGATAATTTGCCTGCTATTCGTTATACCAAGAAGGAGGGTTTCTTCTTGCGTTGGACGGGGTATCCGGTTGGGATTAAGGTTCAAGATCAATACTATGTGTTTAATCATTTGAAGTTTACGGTTCTTGTTCATAAATTCGAGGAGACCAATGTGGCTCGTGTGATGGGTACTGGGGATGGATCAGAGGTGATCTCAACAGTTGGAAATTCAGGATCCGATGCACCTGGATATATGGTCGTCGGTTTTGAGGTTGTACCTTGTAGTTACCAGCATTCACCTGATTCGTTAAAGAACCTTAAAACGTACAATAAGTTTCCGTCTCCAATCAAGTGTGACCCGACAACTGTGTCCATGGCTATTAAAGAAAATGAGCCTGTGGCTTTTACTTATGAGGTGAACTTTGTGGAGAGTGACATTAAGTGGCCATCGAGATGGGATGCTTATTTGAAAATGGAAGGTGCAAAGGTGCATTGGTTCTCGATACTCAATTCTCTTATGGTGATCACTTTCTTGGCTGGTATTGTGCTCGTGATCTTTTTGAGAACAGTCCGAAGGGATCTGGCAAGGTATGATGAGCTCGACAAAGAAGCTCAAGCCCAGATGAACGAGGAGTTATCTGGGTGGAAGCTTGTTGTCGGTGATGTTTTCCGCGCCCCTAGTAATCCTGGCCTTCTATGCGCGATGGTTGGAGATGGTGTTCAAATCTTGGGGATGGCTGTAGTGACTATCATGTTTGCTGCCCTTGGATTCATGTCCCCAGCATCTCGAGGAACGTTGATTACAGGTATGCTATTCTTTTACATGATTCTTGGTGTTGCAGCTGGTTATGTTGCTGTTCGTCTCTGGAGGACAATCTTCTGTGGTGATCACAAGGGCTGGGTTTCAGTCGCATGGAAAGCTGCGTGTTTCTTCCCCGGGATTGCTTTCTTTATCCTAACCACATTGAACTTCTTGCTATGGGGTAGTCACAGCACCGGGGCAATTCCCTTTTCTCTGTTTGTCGTTCTCATTTTACTTTGGTTTTGCATCTCTGTTCCCCTAACCCTGATTGGTGGCTACCTCGGGGCAAAGGCACCTCACATCGAATACCCAGTCCGAACCAACCAGATTCCACGTGAAATTCCACCACAGAAATATCCGTCTTGGCTTTTGGTTCTTGGTGCAGGAACCCTTCCTTTCGGTACTCTATTCATTGAGCTCTTTTTTATCATGTCCAGTCTTTGGATGGGTCGTGTGTACTATGTCTTTGGATTCCTCCTTATTGTCATGCTTCTCCTTGTCATCGTTTGTGCTGAGGTGTCTCTTGTTCTAACCTACATGCATCTATGTGTTGAGGACTGGAAATGGTGGTGGAAGTCATTCTTTGCTTCTGGTTCAGTCGCGATATACATTTTCTTATACTCCATCAACTATCTAATATTCGACCTCAAGAGTTTAAGCGGCCCTGTTTCCGCCACCCTTTACCTCGGATATTCACTCTTCATGGTCTTGGCGATTATGTTTGCAACAGGCACAGTCGGGTTCCTATCCTCTTTCTGGTTTGTACATTATTTGTTCTCTTCAGTGAAGCTGGATTGA